One stretch of Mangifera indica cultivar Alphonso unplaced genomic scaffold, CATAS_Mindica_2.1 Un_0051, whole genome shotgun sequence DNA includes these proteins:
- the LOC123206840 gene encoding LOB domain-containing protein 1-like, with product MEAIDSATNSSAGSSSPPSSSPSSSPPAQNNPPVVLTPCAACKILRRRCADKCVLAPYFPPTEPTKFTIAHRVFGASNIIKFLQELPESQRADAVSSMVYEASARIRDPVYGCAGAICQLQKQVNELQAQLAKAQAELVNMQCQQTNLVALLCMEMAKSEPQPNSPQSVDNFITSPESSQANPFFLDDNLGALWDPLWT from the exons atGGAGGCCATTGACAGTGCAACAAATTCAAGTGCTGGTTCATCTTCTCCTCCATCATCTtcaccttcttcttctcctcctgCTCAAAATAACCCACCTGTAGTTCTTACCCCTTGTGCTGCATGCAAAATTCTTAGACGAAGATGTGCTGATAAATGTGTCTTAGCACCTTATTTTCCCCCTACTGAACCCACAAAGTTTACCATTGCTCACCGAGTCTTTGGCGCCAGCAATATCATCAAGTTTCTGCAG GAGCTTCCTGAGTCTCAAAGGGCGGACGCCGTGAGCAGCATGGTTTACGAAGCGAGTGCTAGAATTCGGGATCCCGTTTACGGCTGCGCGGGGGCGATTTGTCAGCTGCAAAAACAAGTTAACGAGCTGCAGGCACAATTAGCGAAAGCACAAGCAGAACTTGTCAACATGCAATGTCAACAAACGAATCTTGTAGCTTTGCTCTGCATGGAAATGGCGAAATCTGAACCACAACCCAATTCCCCACAGTCAGTCGACAATTTCATCACCAGCCCAGAAAGCTCTCAGGCCAATCCATTCTTCCTCGACGACAACTTGGGAGCACTGTGGGACCCTCTCTGGACATAA